A portion of the Micromonospora vinacea genome contains these proteins:
- a CDS encoding DUF1996 domain-containing protein yields the protein MRTPPAHVAPPDRARKRRRLARVTLASAVIAALAGSGIYIAGAQAEEVAVPGRVQAEAFAAQSGAQTEGTGDADGGRNVGWLASGDWLRYDGVSITGVDLTARVASLNTAGGVVELRLGAQNGQLLASFPIAGTGGWQKWKTVTAKASAVPAGPQTVFAVMKSTSTSDFVNLNWFTFGPAAGTSPSASATPSTSAAPSTTPSSSPSASPSSSVPPGAPAGAWVPVDQAKWSRELAAFNAITPKAVPPGTTRVPEFHTDCGVANSAPDDPIVLPGLSGASHMHTFFGPKIDAFTTTDKLFAAANTCNAPGDKSAYWTPELRKDGKAVPIKSMRIYYGSRVKDPSTVKPFPPGLVVVEGDAKRQVDTPKNAGSNQFWCAGSAEIGRSADGNWPKCAPGGNLIFQLVFKDCWDGKNIDSPDHKSHMGDPVNGVCTGKYPVAVPDLSFMVNYESLGGDGLSLSSGKPSSMHGDFMNAWEPERLGDLVKSCLNQNAKCGIDTTFAGG from the coding sequence ATGCGGACTCCCCCCGCGCACGTCGCACCGCCGGACCGGGCGCGAAAGCGTCGTCGCCTCGCCCGCGTCACGCTCGCTTCCGCGGTCATCGCCGCGCTGGCCGGCAGTGGCATCTACATCGCCGGCGCCCAGGCCGAAGAGGTCGCCGTGCCCGGCCGGGTGCAGGCAGAGGCCTTCGCGGCGCAGTCCGGTGCGCAGACCGAGGGCACCGGCGATGCCGACGGCGGTCGGAACGTCGGCTGGCTGGCCAGCGGCGACTGGCTGCGCTACGACGGTGTGTCGATAACGGGCGTCGACCTCACGGCCCGGGTCGCCTCGCTCAACACCGCCGGCGGCGTTGTAGAGTTGCGCCTCGGCGCGCAGAACGGTCAACTGCTGGCCAGCTTCCCGATCGCGGGGACCGGTGGCTGGCAGAAGTGGAAGACCGTCACCGCGAAGGCGTCCGCCGTGCCGGCGGGCCCGCAGACGGTCTTCGCCGTCATGAAGAGCACCTCGACGTCGGACTTCGTGAACCTCAACTGGTTCACGTTCGGCCCCGCGGCGGGCACGTCGCCGAGCGCGTCGGCCACGCCGAGCACGTCGGCCGCCCCTTCGACCACGCCGAGTTCGTCCCCGTCCGCGTCCCCGTCGTCGTCCGTCCCGCCGGGCGCACCGGCCGGCGCCTGGGTGCCTGTCGACCAGGCCAAGTGGAGCAGGGAACTGGCCGCCTTCAACGCCATCACGCCGAAGGCGGTGCCGCCGGGCACCACCCGGGTTCCCGAGTTCCACACCGACTGTGGCGTCGCGAACTCGGCCCCGGACGACCCGATCGTCCTGCCTGGTCTCTCGGGCGCCTCACACATGCACACCTTCTTCGGCCCGAAGATCGACGCCTTCACCACCACTGACAAGCTGTTCGCCGCGGCGAACACCTGCAACGCCCCCGGGGACAAGAGCGCCTACTGGACCCCGGAACTGCGCAAGGACGGCAAGGCCGTGCCGATCAAGAGCATGCGCATCTACTACGGCTCGCGGGTCAAGGACCCGTCGACCGTCAAGCCCTTCCCGCCGGGCCTGGTGGTGGTCGAAGGCGACGCCAAGCGGCAGGTGGACACTCCGAAGAACGCCGGTAGCAACCAGTTCTGGTGCGCGGGCAGCGCCGAGATCGGCCGCAGCGCCGACGGCAACTGGCCGAAGTGCGCCCCCGGTGGCAACCTGATCTTCCAGCTCGTGTTCAAGGACTGCTGGGACGGCAAGAACATCGACTCACCCGATCACAAGTCGCACATGGGCGACCCGGTGAACGGCGTCTGCACCGGCAAGTACCCGGTGGCCGTACCGGATCTCTCCTTCATGGTCAACTATGAGTCGCTGGGCGGTGACGGCCTCAGCCTCTCCTCCGGCAAGCCGTCATCCATGCACGGCGACTTCATGAACGCCTGGGAGCCGGAGCGCCTCGGTGACCTGGTGAAGTCCTGCCTCAACCAGAACGCCAAGTGCGGCATCGACACGACCTTCGCCGGCGGCTGA
- a CDS encoding saccharopine dehydrogenase NADP-binding domain-containing protein has product MGYRVAVFGAYGHTGRFVVTELRERGFDALPVGRDARRLDAFGLAYRVASTDDPASLDVALTGVDAVINCAGPFASTASGVIEAALRAGIPYVDVAAEIEANLDTFAHFTERARAAGVAVVPAMAFFGGLGDLLATTAMGDWTSADEAHVAYGLSSWHPTAGTVAAGAVSRERRAGRRVRYTGGRLEYHSGERDLPRLDWDFPAPLGRRTVLGEFTMADVVTIPRHLAIPEVRTYMTVDAATDLAAAAVPVAVDERGRSAQTFTVDVVVRRGDTRRRVVASGRDIYAVSAPLAVEATLRILDGRTRASGVASAGEMFDAPDFLRALSPTVTVEPVSE; this is encoded by the coding sequence ATGGGTTACCGGGTGGCGGTTTTCGGGGCGTACGGGCACACCGGACGGTTCGTGGTGACGGAGTTGCGCGAGCGCGGGTTCGATGCGCTGCCGGTGGGCCGCGACGCACGCAGGCTGGACGCGTTCGGACTCGCCTACCGGGTGGCGTCGACCGACGATCCGGCCTCGCTCGACGTGGCGCTGACCGGCGTGGACGCGGTCATCAACTGCGCCGGCCCGTTCGCGTCGACCGCCAGCGGCGTGATCGAGGCCGCGCTGCGCGCCGGGATCCCGTACGTGGACGTGGCCGCCGAGATCGAGGCCAACCTCGACACGTTCGCACACTTCACCGAGCGTGCCCGCGCGGCCGGTGTCGCCGTGGTCCCGGCTATGGCCTTCTTCGGTGGGCTCGGCGATCTGCTCGCGACGACGGCGATGGGCGACTGGACGTCGGCCGACGAGGCGCACGTCGCGTACGGACTGAGCAGCTGGCACCCGACGGCCGGGACGGTCGCGGCGGGGGCCGTCTCCCGCGAGCGCCGCGCCGGCCGCCGGGTCCGCTACACCGGCGGCCGGTTGGAGTACCACTCCGGGGAGCGGGATCTGCCGAGGCTGGACTGGGACTTCCCCGCGCCGCTGGGTCGGCGCACGGTCCTCGGGGAGTTCACCATGGCCGACGTCGTGACCATCCCCCGGCACCTGGCCATTCCCGAGGTCCGCACGTACATGACCGTCGACGCCGCCACCGACCTGGCCGCCGCGGCCGTGCCGGTCGCGGTCGACGAGCGGGGCCGGTCAGCGCAGACGTTCACCGTCGACGTCGTCGTGCGTCGCGGCGACACGCGCCGCCGGGTCGTGGCCAGTGGCCGGGACATCTACGCCGTGAGCGCGCCGCTGGCAGTGGAGGCGACCCTGCGCATCCTCGATGGTCGGACGAGGGCGAGTGGCGTCGCCTCCGCCGGTGAGATGTTCGACGCGCCCGACTTCCTGCGCGCGCTGTCGCCAACCGTCACCGTCGAACCAGTCAGTGAGTGA
- a CDS encoding helix-turn-helix domain-containing protein, whose amino-acid sequence MALVAIAATDGMLHFELALACEVFAHDPSGLADPWYDVVVCGPGPVRVGRFLVAPDDGLDRLARAGTVIVPSVEDVDADLPPNLLDAVRAAHRAGARMVSLCTGAFVLAAAGVLDGLRATTHWAHTEALAARHPLVRVDPDVLYVDNGTVLASAGKAAALDLCLHLIRRDHGSTVANAVARRLVVPPHRAGGQAQYLTTPVPARDDHPLATVFPWALARLDRPLTVEDLARQANMSSRNLARHFRSATGTTPLLWLSTQRVRRAQELLEQTDDSIDAIAEAAGMGTAATLRRHFHRTVGVPPDAYRRTFRSA is encoded by the coding sequence ATGGCCCTTGTCGCGATCGCCGCCACCGACGGGATGCTGCACTTCGAGCTGGCCCTGGCGTGCGAGGTCTTCGCCCACGACCCCTCCGGCCTGGCCGACCCCTGGTACGACGTGGTGGTCTGCGGCCCCGGCCCGGTCCGGGTCGGCCGCTTCCTGGTGGCGCCCGACGACGGGTTGGACCGCCTGGCCCGTGCCGGCACCGTGATCGTCCCGTCGGTGGAGGACGTCGACGCGGACCTTCCCCCCAACCTGCTCGACGCCGTCCGCGCGGCCCACCGGGCGGGCGCCCGGATGGTCTCGCTGTGCACCGGCGCGTTCGTGCTGGCCGCCGCCGGAGTGCTCGACGGGCTGCGGGCCACCACGCACTGGGCCCACACCGAGGCGTTGGCCGCCCGCCATCCCCTGGTACGGGTCGACCCGGACGTGCTCTACGTCGACAACGGCACAGTGCTCGCCTCCGCCGGGAAGGCCGCCGCGCTCGACCTGTGCCTGCACCTGATCCGCCGCGACCACGGCTCGACCGTCGCCAACGCCGTCGCCCGCCGCCTGGTCGTGCCACCGCACCGCGCCGGTGGTCAGGCCCAGTACCTCACCACCCCGGTGCCTGCCCGTGACGACCACCCGCTGGCCACAGTGTTCCCCTGGGCGCTGGCCCGGCTGGACCGGCCGCTGACCGTCGAGGACCTGGCCCGGCAGGCGAACATGAGCTCCCGCAACCTGGCCCGCCACTTCCGGTCGGCCACCGGCACGACCCCGCTGCTGTGGCTGTCGACGCAACGGGTCCGCCGCGCCCAGGAGTTGCTGGAGCAGACCGACGACAGCATCGACGCCATCGCCGAGGCCGCCGGCATGGGCACCGCCGCGACGCTGCGTCGACACTTCCACCGCACCGTCGGCGTGCCGCCGGACGCGTACCGGCGCACCTTCCGCAGTGCCTGA
- a CDS encoding SDR family NAD(P)-dependent oxidoreductase — translation MGTKTALITGSTSGIGRATALKLARRGVHVVVSGRNVDRGLEVVEEIRTEGGEADFVAADLRDAQSAVELAAKATQVAESAGRTLDILVNNAAIGAGGPTAGTEESTFDAVLGTNLKAPFYLVANLAPAMAARGGGAIVNVSTLAAEVALPGLSVYGASKAALDLLTKSWAAEFGPAGVRVNSVRPGPTRTPGSEALGEVLGQLAAQAPLGFIADPEDIAAVIAFLVSDEARFVTGVILDADGGRTAV, via the coding sequence GTGGGAACCAAAACGGCCCTCATCACCGGCTCGACCAGCGGAATCGGTCGTGCCACTGCACTCAAGCTCGCCCGCAGGGGCGTCCACGTCGTCGTCTCCGGCCGCAACGTCGACCGAGGGCTGGAAGTAGTGGAGGAGATCCGCACCGAGGGAGGCGAGGCCGACTTCGTCGCCGCCGATCTCCGCGACGCGCAATCCGCGGTGGAACTCGCGGCCAAGGCCACCCAGGTCGCCGAGTCCGCAGGCAGGACCCTCGACATCCTCGTCAACAACGCGGCGATCGGGGCCGGTGGACCAACCGCGGGCACCGAGGAGTCGACCTTCGACGCGGTACTGGGCACCAACCTGAAGGCGCCGTTCTATCTGGTCGCGAACCTTGCACCCGCGATGGCGGCACGAGGCGGTGGAGCAATCGTCAACGTCTCCACCCTTGCCGCCGAAGTCGCCCTTCCGGGCCTGTCGGTCTACGGCGCGAGCAAAGCCGCCCTGGACCTGCTGACCAAGAGTTGGGCAGCCGAGTTCGGCCCGGCGGGAGTGCGGGTGAACTCCGTGCGCCCCGGCCCGACCCGCACTCCGGGATCTGAAGCCCTGGGCGAGGTCCTGGGACAGCTCGCGGCCCAGGCCCCGCTGGGCTTCATCGCCGACCCGGAGGACATCGCCGCCGTCATCGCGTTCCTCGTCAGCGACGAGGCACGGTTCGTCACCGGCGTGATCCTGGACGCCGACGGTGGGCGCACCGCCGTCTGA
- a CDS encoding maleylpyruvate isomerase family mycothiol-dependent enzyme has translation MITRSSQRLTETGAGWRDLARQQDDDFVAFARTLTDEEWELPSLCAGWTNKVVLAHLVLGLHLPPSRLLLTMRRRRWSFDASNDLLSREYASQTSAPDLIDAFNRFRARPRGIGRLLPAPLLLGDHVVHHLDIAFSLGRSGVLAPPVADAVLTVETRVPNPFIPAVARARGIAFRTTDTGWSRSSAGAPEVVGAAESIISVLAGRPHAVAHLSGSGTTILANRL, from the coding sequence ATGATCACCAGAAGCTCGCAGCGTCTGACAGAGACCGGAGCGGGATGGCGTGACCTGGCTCGTCAGCAGGATGACGACTTCGTCGCCTTCGCCCGCACCCTGACCGACGAAGAGTGGGAGCTACCCAGCCTCTGCGCGGGCTGGACGAACAAAGTTGTGCTCGCCCACCTCGTGCTCGGCCTACACCTGCCGCCGTCCCGGCTGCTGCTGACAATGCGACGGCGGCGTTGGTCGTTCGACGCCTCGAACGATCTCCTGAGCCGTGAGTACGCCAGCCAAACCAGCGCCCCGGATCTGATCGACGCGTTCAACCGCTTCCGGGCGCGCCCACGGGGCATCGGACGCCTGCTACCGGCGCCGCTACTGCTCGGCGACCACGTCGTTCACCATCTCGATATCGCATTCAGTCTTGGCAGGTCCGGCGTCTTGGCACCACCGGTTGCCGACGCGGTCCTCACCGTCGAGACACGCGTGCCCAACCCCTTCATCCCCGCGGTCGCACGGGCCCGCGGCATCGCGTTCCGCACCACCGACACGGGCTGGTCGCGCTCATCGGCCGGGGCCCCCGAGGTCGTCGGCGCCGCCGAGAGCATCATCTCCGTCCTCGCCGGTCGGCCCCACGCCGTCGCGCACCTGTCGGGCAGCGGCACCACCATCCTGGCGAACCGGCTCTGA